The DNA sequence aagcaccatttaaccTATATTGTAATTGTCTGTTACCACTcatgagttcttgtttagaaagtggtttaaattataatgtacagttattgtccactaccttttgtacactgaataaaatgtccaaacaattcacttcagttttattaaaaaatccaCATTGTTGTACTGGTTTActtcatacaatataaaaaaaaacaaaaacaaaaaaaatatatatatatatatacacacacacatttttaacatgtatttaacatttttgtttttgaattattaattactatttatataattttaatgtaaaatgtaggctaattaaaaaataaatatatgccaAAGTttataaaacactgtaaaaatgttgagaACGAGTAGAGAAGCTTTAGATTCTCGCTTTTATAAGTGCagatcatttaaactttaacataACGATTAATTGATGTGAACTGGGAAGCTGACTCAACTCTGCGATCTCCTTGTTgcagacttgtgttgtaacatcagggaagttgttattgtatgccaatttactgtcacaaatttggcatgttacttgattattagtttaatccaaagtaaaataccggcagactatccaggtctggaaagcagatgtgttgaagagcttgtgtgattgcttcatacagatgaacaaacggaGCGGATTTGACTCGGAGTCAGATTGATTATTGTTAAGATGCAgtcattttataataattttgtaaattgtattagTGCTATTAGGCTTCTGAAATGTGTAGTTCAATGGTCGAGGAAATAAACAGTCAACAGGTTTCCCCGGAAGGAATCGACTCCAGCTTTAGAGGGTTCTTGGCCCCGTTTTCGcagtcggcccaccgggaaaagtcctggttctccctatggccagtgcGCCCCTGACTAAGGATCTACTACTTTACTATACTCATTAAACAAGATTATTTCAggaatttatttaatgttttcacAAAGTCTTTTATGTAAGTTGATATATTTACGTCACTTGCATAACCGCTGGTGGCacaatattttatttgtgttgtCAGTGTATCTAATTaacttcatatacagtatataggatgCATTTGAAAAAGATTTTGTTTACCGGTGTTCAGCTCTTACAGTTCACATGGTACAATCTTCAAAGTACTATGACTGGATCATGTAAACAAGGTTTTTTCATCAGggtttttcttcttctaaaacatTGTTAGTGCAGATTTTCTGTCTCGTCTTTCTTAACGGATTCACAAAACACCTTGTGCATTTTTGTCAGTAATAATGTTTACGAGATGAACACTGATTCTAAACGTGAAAACATTACGACCCCAGTTAGGTCTTCTCTAAAACTGGAcaatgtaggtttttttttttcccctgtcaaaaaataaataaataaacatctgaCAATTGAAAAACTTTCAGCCAGGGTAGGAGTGAACCATTTAGTTACTGTCCACCTGTTGATTGGTATTACGTCGTTTTGAATATTCAAGATTATCTGTATTAacagattttgacatttttagcCATTGACATATATGAGATCTATTGgggcaataacagacagacattttaaaaccaatgcagacaatttttgttttagttttgtattATGTTATGTAACAAGTTcttttgggcaatggaggagaCAGGAGGCAACGAAGCAGTGCAGGTTTTTATTTCCTTTCGCCTCAGGTTCTGAGTAACTTAATGCAGCCTATACACTCAATCAGGTAACAAAATAATCTTTTCTTGAACACAGTCAGATCATCAATAAGTGTCAAGCTCAtactctctctcctcttctctgGTGAGCTGGTGGCCTTTATGTCTCCCTCCgtcatcactataacaagagacaggtgttagagataattacaacccaggtgaggAGCCTTACCACTcgctctctctcccacagacagacacacgaccacgcccccgtCCCccgttaaagttttaattatcaatttgtttcttacaccaatctATCGATTTGCTATTGATACATTTATTgattggagtcatgtggattacttttatgctgcctaaatatgccttttggaccgtcaaacagccagcagcctgatggcacctgtttacttacattataaggacctgcagagctttaacatttttctaaaaacctttatttgtgttctgatgaagaaagacagtaatacatatctgggatggcatcagggtaagtgaataatgaaagaatcttcattttttggttaactattcctttaatttgctgTCACAAATATTTAATGCTACAAATGAAGTGGTTAAAAGGAAATTAATAGCAGTTCAGGAGAGTAttctttgtaaataaataaataaaaaaaaacattgtaaaggAGTCAATGGTTACTCCTGCTTGCTGAAGTGGCAGGGGAAATGACATCAGTAAGAACTGGCAGGTCTTGTGCAGGGTTGTTCCAGGGTCAGAAGTGGTCTTCCGTGGTGGCTGACGTACATGGTCATCACATGCGTGAtgcaggttttttattttttttattttttttacactatagcaattaatatttaagatatgtagttgcatttttatgtttgtaatgaaaattatatttttgatcatctgagcatctagaaacttctgaattcaacagagtttttgtacttcaagttGTTGTGGGAAATCAGACTAatttaacaccttatttctataggtctatataatattcatgagtaaaccaaCTACTGATTTGGGAACTGTGTTTCTATAGAGgaaatgtttgtttcctactccaaaacagatattgttttccttttaccAGACTCTTAATGATTTGGGAATCATTTTGATTATAGGAATATCTTCTgccaaaccaggccagtttgtttcctaatctcAAACATCATCAGAAcaggaaatgtattaaaatagttGCAAAGGTCCATACTTTTATTCCACATTGTACATGCTCTTATGTTTACTAtagttctttcattgtttaacagtTGCATTTGTAATGCCATAATCACAAGTAAGACCATAGATGGCTCCTTGTTACTGTGGTTAGTTAGGTAGTTAattgttctttaaaaaataaacggtttaattgttatgaaaaaataataacctaaacacattttcaacttttttaaatacaacttccacagttataatgaaaaattctgtcaccttttactgtgataaaatagtACGGGTAAAGTGTTGTAGGGCTGAAACGAATAGTTGACGTTATTGACAACATCGACAAATAGTCGAATAGTCGTTTAaagtcatttaacataacatgagatcacattaaactctaatgatgatgcgcgagagcagcactacaGTTCGCACCTgaatgaggagaggaagaattacacagctcacagtccagatgcactctaaactttccaaacagattcaggtgatgtagatcgcaaagtatgagggaattataatgcaaaaataccaaataagtaaatacagaagcactctcattgtggagccggagctctttaaaggaaacaccccattacatctttaatgcagttatatttaatgcattacagctttattaaagttcaaataatacggaagcagatcatgtaaataactacaaactccaaaactggcatttctctgtgcagtcagcgcacagtgtcctgatctaagggggagagattgaaactgcacccggctgatgcacactctgtcgtgggACGCTCATCCCTACAGCACACACACTTAAATGCAGCAAGATTATTACATGatgactcgtgacttattgaatcataatatgcgTCATTGTGCATTTCTtaacatgaagaaaattggcaatacgcagctttattaataagagagagtttgtttttgtgagttaaagatggactgaagtgaacagaaatgtgagagagggtagtcttcgccccattatatacactgcaacaaaatacatttttgatttgtttttgttttggcttgttttccaatataaatatctaaaactccttttaaaaaatgtacatttactttagcagttatactgcagaagaaaaaattgttatcggagaatgttgaatataatattaaaaatacaaatatttgaaaatatctaaaaatcctttaaaaaagatgcattcacctgagaagcagcagataagatatttagacttgcttttagagaatagatcttgaatataagtatattttctttaatgcacttgcagaagtataacaaagtgaaaaaatcacttatattcaaaatacacttatatttaagatacattctcttaaagcaagtctaaatatcttatatgttacttctcaagtaaatgtatcttgttttaaggatttttagactattttaaatggaaaacaagacaaaaacacttgataacaataggatgttttgcagtgaatttctttactgaattaaacttaataaaaagtattttttccctttaattcagtgaatgtcatttagaggtatttttaaaagatgattttgtcctctttattgttagtaagcatgtttaatacaaccttttaagtcggggcacaagctgaataatcggttaagagctaatgattaattgttgcaataatctaccgaatagtcaaataatcattctaataatcgttagattaatcgattatcaaaataatcgttagttgcagccttaATGTCTTGTAATTAatgcagggcaggtgttttctctttccttcatcagtgctgttcagaatgtcagttCTGTCGTTTGGCATGGTTGAATTTTAtccatagtgctttaaaatagataattctcatgtagaattcaaatgggttgcatTAGTTTTGTCGTCTGTGCCACTATATTAAGAGAAGCCCAGTTTAATCGCACATGTGATCCGCTCTGCACTATCCTGTCACCGGAGCTGAAAAatcgagggaagcctggttgacgCGTGCACCTGCACCTGCGTGCTCCAAAGATACAGTAGGATAGAGCAGTGCATCACGCGTGTGATTCCTGGTGGATCGCGCAACACTCGCACAAAACCAGTTTTCAATCACCCTGCGCACATCCGTGTTCCACGTGAGAAGCATATTTTGCACTAATAAAGAGGCAAAGCAAGATGAATTTGGATTTCATATAATTCCGCTTCGGCAGCTACCgaaaatttttttaatgcaggaaTAACCCTGTTGTGATCTGTCAACGTCGGCCTCTGCCAGCCAGCATGAGATGGAACCCCTATCGCTGTGTGGGTCGTGCAAATGGTTTGTCCACTCTCTTGATACTGCACGTGTGTCAGCAACATGAGATGTTAAATATTAAACATATCGCAGTTGCAATCTCTATGACAAAATTGCACCTAAAAAGTGCAATTAAATTTGacaaatatgatataaaaatagatACTTCACCCCtgtagattacttttattacATTGAAGGTCACATTAATTGTGTTTCATTGATGTTTTCTTTTTAGACTTGACGAATAGACTAGAAAATCAAGAACCGATAGAAGTGAaggaggaaagtcaagaactgaatgaagtgaagGAGGAACATCAGAATCCTCGTCATTTCAttactggagaaaaatcttttaGTTGCTCACAGACTGTGAAGAATTCCTCACAAAACAAAAGTCAAGCCAAAAAATCCttcacctgccctcagtgtggaaagagtttcacacggaAAGAAAGTATTAAAtaccacatgagaattcacactggagaaaaacctttctCATGTCAtcagtgtgaaaagagtttcacactGAAAGATGGTCTTCAGAAACACAtaaaaattcacactggagagaaacctttcacatgtcTTCAGTGTGGAGAGAGTTTCACACGTAAAGGATCCCTTAAtgtgcacatgagaattcacactggagagagcaTGTTctcatgccctcagtgtggaaagaggtTCACACGTAAAGCAAGTCTTAACAATCACAttaaaattcacactggagagaggcctttcacttgccctcagtgtggaaaaggtTACATAGACAAATTTGGCCTTAGAAGACACATGTtatttcacactggagagaaacctttcacgtGTCTTCAGTGTGGTAATAGTTTCACTTCTAAAGGATACCTTAAtgtgcacatgagaattcacactggagagagcactgtcacatgccctcagtgtggaaagagttttgtaaATAAAGTAAGTCTTAAAAAGCACTTGAAAACTCACAATGGAGAGAGGCCTTTCacttgccctcagtgtggaaaaggtTACATAGACAAATTAGGCCTTAAAAGACACATGTtatttcacactggagagaaacctttcacatgccctcagtgtgggaagagtttcacttCTAAAGGATACCTTAATGTGCACAcaaaaattcacactggagagagcactgtcacatgccctcagtgtgggaagagtttcgtaaataatacaaatcttaacaagCACATGAaaactcacactggagagaggcctttcacttgccctcagtgtggaaaaagttacaTAGAAAAATTAGGCCTTAGAAGACACATGCtatttcacactggagagaaacctttcacatgccctcagtgtggtaAGAGTTTCACATCTAAAGGAACCCTTAATGTgcacatgagagttcacactggagagaagcctttcacatgccctcagtgtgatAAGAGTTTCACGTCTAAAGGAACCCTTAATGTgcacatgagagttcacactggagagaaacctttcgaATGCCATCATTGTGGAAACAGTTTCACAGACAAATTAGCccttaaaatacatataatatttcatactggagagaagcctatGACATGTTCTCGGTGTGGGAAAAGTTACATAGATAAAGTAGGCCTTAGAAGACACATGCTCTTACACACTGGAAAGAAACCTTtctcatgccatcagtgtggcaAAAGTTTCACATCTAAAGGAAACCTTAAagtgcacatgagaattcacactggagagaaacctttcatgtgccatcagtgtggaaaaagtttcacaaAGAGTGGAGGCCTTAAGGATCATGTAAGATAtcatactggagaaaaaagttacacttgccttcagtgtggaaaaggtttcatGAGTAGAGGAAGCTTTTATATGCACATGAGAATACACACTGGGGAGAAGCCTTAAGGCCTTTTCAGACCAAATCTGTGACGAATTTGTGAGACGAATGTTGGACCTGAGTAGCCAGgtaaaaggatattaagaaaATTACACAGAGAGGCCTTTAATTTTGGGAAATTACTCTAAGCAATTAAACAGTGAGGAATTCTGACTGGTGCCAAGAAGTCTGAGCTGACCTGTATCTACCTAGCCTTAACATTCACAAAACAAGGAATGGTTGTCCAGGGAAGAACACAAACTTCATTCACACCCCCTTCAATGATCATAACCCCCACAATTGGCAGGAACATtgcaagagatagagagagaactgttaccatggaaaccgCAACCGATCAGAACTAAAACTCCTCTGTTCCTTTCAGAGACAGTCATTTCTGATCCAAACCGACTCCCTGTTGGATCTGAACTTTTGTACTCTCTTTAGCTGGAGACAAAACTTATGcttttctcatctcatctcatcgctctctctctctctctctctctctctctatatatatatatatattatgaacttCAGCACAATTGTAAGAATTGTAATTTGTTTGCTGCAAAAATACACAACCATGTGTACAAACATGCCAAAATGTGGGAAACTCACAAAGTTTAACCTGATTGTAACCTTTAAAACATGTGTTATGACTTGTAATCACTGTTGTAACTGA is a window from the Myxocyprinus asiaticus isolate MX2 ecotype Aquarium Trade chromosome 13, UBuf_Myxa_2, whole genome shotgun sequence genome containing:
- the LOC127450331 gene encoding gastrula zinc finger protein XlCGF57.1-like isoform X8, with the protein product MFIKEESEDMAYPEACRIKTEHTDEQTDLTNRLENQEPIEVKEESQELNEVKEEHQNPRHFITGEKSFSCSQTVKNSSQNKSQAKKSFTCPQCGKSFTRKESIKYHMRIHTGEKPFSCHQCEKSFTLKDGLQKHIKIHTGEKPFTCLQCGESFTRKGSLNVHMRIHTGESMFSCPQCGKRFTRKASLNNHIKIHTGERPFTCPQCGKGYIDKLGLKRHMLFHTGEKPFTCPQCGKSFTSKGYLNVHTKIHTGESTVTCPQCGKSFVNNTNLNKHMKTHTGERPFTCPQCGKSYIEKLGLRRHMLFHTGEKPFTCPQCGKSFTSKGTLNVHMRVHTGEKPFTCPQCDKSFTSKGTLNVHMRVHTGEKPFECHHCGNSFTDKLALKIHIIFHTGEKPMTCSRCGKSYIDKVGLRRHMLLHTGKKPFSCHQCGKSFTSKGNLKVHMRIHTGEKPFMCHQCGKSFTKSGGLKDHVRYHTGEKSYTCLQCGKGFMSRGSFYMHMRIHTGEKP
- the LOC127450331 gene encoding gastrula zinc finger protein XlCGF57.1-like isoform X4, which gives rise to MFIKEESEDMAYPEACRIKTEHTDEQTDLTNRLENQEPIEVKEESQELNEVKEEHQNPRHFITGEKSFSCSQTVKNSSQNKSQAKKSFTCPQCGKSFTRKESIKYHMRIHTGEKPFSCHQCEKSFTLKDGLQKHIKIHTGEKPFTCLQCGESFTRKGSLNVHMRIHTGESMFSCPQCGKRFTRKASLNNHIKIHTGERPFTCPQCGKGYIDKFGLRRHMLFHTGEKPFTCLQCGNSFTSKGYLNVHMRIHTGESTVTCPQCGKSFVNKVSLKKHLKTHNGERPFTCPQCGKGYIDKLGLKRHMLFHTGEKPFTCPQCGKSFTSKGYLNVHTKIHTGESTVTCPQCGKSFVNNTNLNKHMKTHTGERPFTCPQCGKSYIEKLGLRRHMLFHTGEKPFTCPQCGKSFTSKGTLNVHMRVHTGEKPFTCPQCDKSFTSKGTLNVHMRVHTGEKPFECHHCGNSFTDKLALKIHIIFHTGEKPMTCSRCGKSYIDKVGLRRHMLLHTGKKPFSCHQCGKSFTSKGNLKVHMRIHTGEKPFMCHQCGKSFTKSGGLKDHVRYHTGEKSYTCLQCGKGFMSRGSFYMHMRIHTGEKP
- the LOC127450331 gene encoding gastrula zinc finger protein XlCGF57.1-like isoform X5 encodes the protein MAYPEACRIKTEHTDEQTDLTNRLENQEPIEVKEESQELNEVKEEHQNPRHFITGEKSFSCSQTVKNSSQNKSQAKKSFTCPQCGKSFTRKESIKYHMRIHTGEKPFSCHQCEKSFTLKDGLQKHIKIHTGEKPFTCLQCGESFTRKGSLNVHMRIHTGESMFSCPQCGKRFTRKASLNNHIKIHTGERPFTCPQCGKGYIDKFGLRRHMLFHTGEKPFTCLQCGNSFTSKGYLNVHMRIHTGESTVTCPQCGKSFVNKVSLKKHLKTHNGERPFTCPQCGKGYIDKLGLKRHMLFHTGEKPFTCPQCGKSFTSKGYLNVHTKIHTGESTVTCPQCGKSFVNNTNLNKHMKTHTGERPFTCPQCGKSYIEKLGLRRHMLFHTGEKPFTCPQCGKSFTSKGTLNVHMRVHTGEKPFTCPQCDKSFTSKGTLNVHMRVHTGEKPFECHHCGNSFTDKLALKIHIIFHTGEKPMTCSRCGKSYIDKVGLRRHMLLHTGKKPFSCHQCGKSFTSKGNLKVHMRIHTGEKPFMCHQCGKSFTKSGGLKDHVRYHTGEKSYTCLQCGKGFMSRGSFYMHMRIHTGEKP